One Hyphomicrobium sp. CS1GBMeth3 DNA window includes the following coding sequences:
- a CDS encoding DCC1-like thiol-disulfide oxidoreductase family protein, protein MLPTDKTYIVYDGQCPFCSQYVKLLRLRDTLGHVELIDARTPHAAVDYVARAGVVLDQEMALIQGGEVYSGAACINRLALMSTRSGVFNRLNALAFSSPTVSRFAYPILRTFRNLTLRLLGREPLSAS, encoded by the coding sequence ATGTTGCCCACCGATAAAACCTACATCGTCTACGACGGCCAGTGCCCGTTCTGTTCGCAGTACGTGAAGCTGCTTCGGCTGCGCGATACGCTCGGACACGTCGAGCTCATCGATGCGCGCACGCCTCATGCCGCAGTCGATTACGTGGCGCGTGCTGGCGTTGTCCTCGACCAGGAGATGGCGCTCATTCAAGGCGGCGAGGTCTACTCCGGGGCAGCCTGCATCAATCGCCTGGCATTGATGAGCACGCGCTCGGGCGTCTTCAACAGGCTCAACGCGCTTGCGTTCTCATCGCCGACCGTCTCGCGGTTTGCGTATCCCATCCTCAGGACCTTCCGCAATTTGACGCTGCGCCTGCTCGGTCGCGAGCCGCTGAGCGCGTCCTAG
- a CDS encoding formate--tetrahydrofolate ligase → MTVKSDIEIAREAKTKPIAEVAAKLGIPADALVPYGTTKAKVSFDFINALKTRPDGKLILVTAISPTPAGEGKTTTTVGLTDGLNRIGKRAMCALREPSLGPCFGVKGGAAGGGYAQVVPMEDINLHFTGDFHAITSAHNLLSALIDNHIYWGNALGIDSRRVEWRRVLDMNDRALRSIVNSLGGVSNGYPREDGFDITVASEVMAILCLSSDLADLEKRLGNIIVAYTRDKKPVRARDVKGDGAMTVLLKDALMPNLVQTLENNPVFIHGGPFANIAHGCNSVLATQSALKVADYVVTEAGFGADLGAEKFFDIKCRKAGLAPSATVIVATVRALKMHGGVAKDDLKHENVAAVAKGCENLKRHIENVNKFGVPAVVAINRFITDTDAEIQEVMKAAESLGTRAFMCTHWADGGAGTEALAQHVVEVADSGKAAFKPLYADSMPLRDKAKTIATEIYRAADISCDSAVEKRFKELEDMGFGHLPVCMAKTQYSFSTDPTKRGAPTGHIVPVRELRLSAGAEFVVVITGEIMTMPGLPRVPAADNIRLNAAGQIEGLF, encoded by the coding sequence GTGACGGTGAAATCAGATATCGAGATCGCACGCGAAGCCAAAACGAAGCCGATCGCGGAGGTGGCGGCCAAGCTTGGCATCCCGGCCGATGCACTCGTCCCTTACGGGACCACCAAGGCCAAGGTCTCGTTCGATTTCATCAACGCGCTGAAGACGCGTCCGGATGGCAAGCTGATCCTCGTCACGGCCATCAGCCCGACGCCCGCCGGCGAGGGCAAGACGACGACGACCGTCGGCCTCACGGATGGCCTCAACCGCATCGGCAAGCGCGCCATGTGTGCGTTGCGCGAGCCGTCGCTCGGGCCGTGCTTCGGCGTCAAGGGCGGCGCGGCCGGCGGCGGTTATGCGCAGGTGGTGCCGATGGAGGACATCAACCTGCACTTCACCGGCGACTTCCACGCCATTACCAGCGCGCACAACCTGCTCTCGGCGCTGATCGACAATCACATCTACTGGGGCAATGCGCTCGGCATCGACAGCCGCCGCGTCGAGTGGCGCCGCGTGCTCGACATGAACGACCGCGCGCTGCGCTCGATCGTCAACTCGCTTGGCGGCGTCTCGAACGGCTACCCGCGCGAGGATGGCTTCGACATCACCGTCGCGTCGGAAGTGATGGCCATCCTGTGCCTCTCGTCGGATCTCGCCGATCTCGAGAAGCGCCTCGGCAACATCATCGTCGCCTATACGCGCGACAAGAAGCCCGTTCGTGCGCGCGACGTGAAGGGCGACGGCGCCATGACCGTGCTGCTCAAGGACGCGCTGATGCCGAACCTCGTGCAGACGCTCGAGAACAATCCGGTGTTCATCCACGGGGGTCCGTTCGCCAACATCGCGCACGGCTGCAACTCCGTGCTCGCGACCCAGAGCGCGCTCAAAGTCGCCGACTATGTAGTGACGGAAGCGGGCTTCGGTGCCGACCTCGGCGCCGAGAAGTTCTTCGACATCAAGTGCCGCAAGGCCGGGCTCGCACCGTCTGCGACCGTGATTGTCGCGACCGTGCGCGCGCTCAAGATGCACGGCGGCGTCGCCAAGGACGACCTCAAACACGAGAACGTCGCGGCGGTCGCCAAGGGCTGCGAGAACCTCAAGCGCCACATCGAGAACGTGAACAAGTTCGGAGTGCCGGCTGTGGTGGCGATCAACCGCTTCATCACCGATACGGACGCCGAGATCCAGGAAGTTATGAAGGCCGCCGAAAGCCTCGGCACGCGTGCCTTCATGTGCACGCACTGGGCCGACGGCGGCGCGGGCACGGAAGCGCTGGCGCAGCACGTGGTCGAGGTCGCGGACTCGGGCAAGGCCGCATTCAAACCGCTCTATGCGGACTCGATGCCGCTGCGCGACAAGGCCAAGACGATCGCCACCGAGATCTATCGCGCCGCCGACATCTCGTGCGATTCCGCCGTCGAGAAGCGCTTCAAGGAGCTCGAGGATATGGGCTTCGGCCATCTGCCGGTGTGCATGGCGAAGACGCAGTACTCGTTCTCGACCGATCCGACGAAGCGCGGCGCGCCGACCGGGCATATCGTGCCGGTGCGCGAGCTTCGACTCTCGGCGGGCGCCGAGTTCGTGGTCGTCATCACGGGCGAGATCATGACCATGCCGGGCCTGCCGAGGGTGCCGGCTGCCGACAACATCCGCCTTAACGCGGCGGGCCAGATTGAGGGCCTATTCTAA
- a CDS encoding SDR family NAD(P)-dependent oxidoreductase translates to MTQKSILMTGCSSGIGFAAARVMKARGWRVLATARTEQDRERLSREVGVETLHLELADPDSIARCALDALQLVDANLDALFNNAAYGQIGAVEDITPDLLRRQLEVNVVGTHDLTRRLIPAMRAAGRGRIVQCSSVLGFVSVPYRGAYCASKFALEALSDAMRHELAGTGIHVSVIEPGPIRTRFVEHALANFRTSIDIEGSPHRETYRARLAAMENGGKSTFKLEPEAVAQKLVHAVESPRPRRHYMVTVPTYLAAAGRRLLPGPLADWLVQRI, encoded by the coding sequence ATGACACAGAAATCCATCCTCATGACCGGTTGCTCGTCGGGCATCGGCTTTGCTGCGGCGCGCGTGATGAAGGCGCGCGGCTGGCGCGTGCTCGCCACCGCACGCACGGAGCAGGATCGGGAGCGGCTTTCGCGTGAAGTCGGTGTCGAGACCCTGCACCTCGAGCTTGCCGATCCGGACTCGATCGCGCGTTGCGCGCTCGACGCTTTGCAGCTTGTCGACGCCAATCTCGACGCGCTCTTCAACAACGCAGCCTACGGCCAGATCGGCGCCGTCGAGGACATCACGCCGGATCTCTTGCGCCGGCAACTCGAGGTCAATGTGGTCGGCACCCACGACCTCACGCGCCGCCTGATCCCGGCCATGCGCGCAGCCGGCCGCGGCCGCATCGTGCAATGCTCGTCCGTGCTGGGCTTCGTGTCGGTACCCTATCGCGGGGCCTATTGCGCCTCGAAGTTCGCACTCGAGGCCCTGAGCGACGCCATGCGCCACGAGCTGGCCGGCACCGGGATCCACGTGTCCGTCATCGAGCCCGGCCCGATCCGCACGCGCTTCGTCGAGCACGCGCTCGCCAATTTCCGCACCTCGATCGATATCGAGGGCTCACCGCACCGCGAGACGTATCGCGCTCGCCTTGCCGCAATGGAAAACGGGGGCAAATCCACCTTTAAGCTCGAGCCGGAAGCGGTGGCGCAGAAGCTGGTCCACGCGGTCGAGAGCCCGCGCCCCAGGCGCCACTACATGGTGACGGTGCCGACCTACCTCGCCGCGGCTGGCCGGCGCCTGCTGCCGGGGCCGCTTGCCGACTGGCTGGTCCAGCGGATCTAA
- a CDS encoding P1 family peptidase, whose translation MAIRPGPLNLITDVDGITVGNAQSETVRSGVTVVLPDQRAVAACDVRGGAPGTRETDALNPTCLVDAVEGLVLSGGSVYGLEAMSGAVAWLGARKRGFALGETPVVSPVVPGAVLFDLPNGGDKDWGETPPYRDWGREACASAAREFALGNVGAGTGAMAGNLKGGLGSASARDGDLQVGALIAVNPFGSVVMPATGHFWAAPYELDGEFGRRGWPSALPAASAADVFHGTRLDIAPPAPGGNTTIGVVATNAALTKAEAGRIAIMAQDGLARAIRPIHSQVDGDTIFVLATGTHVLPEAPLERLMQLLRIGAVAADTVARAVARGVYAASDLGDAVSYKSKYPL comes from the coding sequence ATGGCCATCCGCCCGGGACCGCTGAACCTCATCACAGACGTGGACGGCATCACCGTCGGCAATGCGCAGTCGGAAACCGTGCGCAGCGGCGTCACAGTCGTCTTGCCCGACCAGCGCGCGGTCGCGGCCTGCGACGTGCGCGGCGGCGCGCCTGGCACGCGCGAGACGGATGCGCTCAATCCGACCTGCCTCGTCGATGCCGTCGAGGGCCTGGTACTCTCCGGCGGCTCGGTCTACGGCCTCGAAGCCATGTCCGGCGCCGTCGCTTGGCTCGGCGCACGCAAGCGCGGCTTCGCGCTCGGCGAAACGCCCGTCGTTTCCCCGGTGGTGCCGGGCGCCGTGCTGTTCGACCTGCCGAACGGCGGCGACAAGGATTGGGGCGAGACCCCGCCCTACCGCGACTGGGGCCGCGAAGCGTGCGCGTCGGCAGCACGCGAGTTTGCGCTCGGCAACGTCGGTGCCGGCACGGGCGCCATGGCCGGCAATCTCAAGGGCGGGCTAGGCTCCGCGAGCGCGCGCGACGGCGATCTGCAGGTCGGCGCGCTGATCGCGGTGAACCCATTCGGCTCGGTCGTGATGCCGGCGACGGGGCACTTCTGGGCCGCACCCTACGAGCTAGATGGCGAGTTCGGCCGCCGCGGCTGGCCGAGCGCGCTCCCTGCGGCCTCCGCCGCCGACGTTTTCCATGGCACACGCTTGGACATCGCCCCGCCCGCACCCGGCGGCAACACGACCATCGGCGTCGTCGCCACAAACGCCGCGCTGACCAAGGCAGAGGCGGGCCGCATCGCCATCATGGCGCAGGACGGGCTCGCCCGCGCCATTCGCCCCATACACTCACAGGTGGATGGTGATACCATCTTCGTGTTGGCGACCGGGACCCACGTGCTTCCCGAAGCCCCGCTCGAGCGCCTGATGCAACTCCTCCGAATTGGCGCGGTCGCAGCTGACACGGTTGCGCGCGCCGTGGCCCGGGGCGTTTACGCCGCATCCGACCTTGGCGATGCCGTGAGCTACAAGTCGAAATATCCCCTCTGA
- the prmB gene encoding 50S ribosomal protein L3 N(5)-glutamine methyltransferase produces the protein MSQSQSPPASADLEDLVTLRDWLRYATSRFTEARLVFGHGTETPLDEAAFLILTALNLPIDQLEPWLEARLTRAERARIASLIDARITTRKPAPYLVNAAWIKGHRFYTDERVIVPRSYIGELLSEDSLSAVVADPEGVTRVLDLCTGSGCLAILAALAFPNATVDAVDISPDALEVAKRNVADYGLGDRVALHKSDLFSALGDRAYDLVISNPPYVTAAAVAAFPPEHRAEPELAHLGGEDGLDLVRRILSGASAHLEPWGTIVVEVGQAREALETEYPDLPFLWLDTEQSEGELFALTADAVRSLRKRR, from the coding sequence ATGAGCCAGTCCCAGAGTCCCCCCGCGAGCGCCGACCTGGAGGATCTAGTAACGCTCCGCGACTGGCTGCGTTACGCGACGAGCCGCTTCACGGAAGCGCGCCTCGTTTTCGGGCACGGCACCGAGACGCCGCTCGACGAAGCGGCGTTTCTGATCCTGACCGCGCTCAATTTGCCGATCGACCAGCTCGAGCCCTGGCTTGAGGCCCGCCTGACGCGCGCCGAGCGCGCGCGCATCGCTTCCCTGATCGACGCACGCATCACGACGCGCAAGCCCGCGCCCTATCTGGTTAACGCCGCCTGGATCAAGGGCCACCGCTTCTACACGGATGAGCGGGTGATCGTCCCACGCTCCTACATCGGCGAGCTCCTGAGCGAGGACAGCCTGTCGGCTGTCGTCGCGGACCCGGAGGGCGTCACGCGCGTGCTCGACCTCTGCACCGGATCTGGCTGCCTCGCAATTCTGGCCGCGCTGGCCTTTCCGAACGCCACCGTCGATGCGGTCGACATTTCGCCCGATGCCTTGGAGGTCGCGAAGCGCAACGTCGCCGACTATGGGCTCGGCGACCGCGTCGCACTGCACAAGTCGGATCTCTTTTCTGCCCTCGGTGACAGGGCCTACGACCTCGTCATCTCGAATCCCCCCTACGTAACGGCCGCAGCGGTCGCGGCCTTCCCGCCCGAGCATCGCGCCGAGCCTGAGCTTGCGCACTTGGGTGGTGAGGACGGGCTCGACCTCGTGCGCCGCATTCTGTCGGGTGCCTCAGCGCATCTCGAGCCCTGGGGCACGATCGTCGTCGAGGTCGGTCAGGCGCGCGAGGCGCTTGAAACCGAATACCCCGATCTGCCGTTTCTTTGGCTGGACACGGAGCAAAGCGAAGGCGAGCTGTTCGCGCTTACGGCTGACGCAGTCCGATCCCTAAGGAAACGGCGTTGA
- a CDS encoding PilZ domain-containing protein, producing the protein MSFLDTIRRVLFGKETRASRARGTAGPDNRRVRRIPQRMRSGYVYTDKLITPRACMFRDLSVGGARVEVLGEPIKPSLLIDGLRLYFESEKHEVPCSVAWMKGRMMGLKFEGRPRPPSRRYR; encoded by the coding sequence ATGTCGTTTCTCGACACCATAAGGCGCGTTCTGTTCGGCAAGGAAACGCGCGCGAGCCGCGCCCGAGGCACGGCCGGGCCGGACAATCGCAGGGTGCGGCGTATCCCGCAGCGCATGCGCAGCGGCTACGTCTACACCGATAAGCTGATCACGCCGCGCGCCTGCATGTTCCGCGACTTGTCGGTAGGCGGCGCACGCGTCGAGGTTCTCGGTGAGCCGATCAAGCCGAGCCTGCTGATCGACGGCTTGAGGCTCTACTTCGAGTCCGAGAAGCACGAGGTGCCCTGCTCGGTGGCCTGGATGAAAGGCCGCATGATGGGGCTCAAATTCGAAGGCCGCCCGCGTCCGCCGTCACGCAGGTATCGCTAG
- a CDS encoding 50S ribosomal protein L25/general stress protein Ctc, giving the protein MTEIIEIKATARPRAGKGAARQARREGNVPAVIYGENEPAEIIAINGNDLWKQFIKGHFTSTVLDIAVGERKVRVIPRDIQVDPVKDHPIHVDFLRIGKDGIIRVAVPVRFTNHALSPGLKRGGVLNIVAHDIEVFCPYDRIPDHFEIDLEGLEIGRSIHVSSIALPDNVRPVIGNRDFTIATIAGAKKEDEEAAGAGGAEAAAPAGDAKAAAPAKGGAAPAAGKAAPAAKK; this is encoded by the coding sequence ATGACCGAGATCATTGAGATCAAGGCCACGGCGCGCCCGCGTGCCGGCAAGGGGGCCGCACGCCAAGCCCGTCGTGAGGGGAACGTTCCCGCAGTCATCTATGGAGAGAACGAGCCCGCAGAGATCATCGCCATCAACGGCAACGATCTGTGGAAGCAGTTCATCAAGGGCCATTTCACCTCGACAGTGCTCGACATTGCGGTCGGCGAGCGGAAGGTCCGCGTCATTCCCCGCGATATCCAGGTGGATCCGGTCAAGGATCACCCCATCCACGTCGATTTCCTGCGCATCGGCAAGGACGGCATCATCCGCGTCGCCGTGCCGGTCCGCTTTACGAACCACGCTCTTTCGCCCGGCCTCAAGCGCGGCGGCGTGCTTAACATCGTCGCCCACGACATCGAGGTCTTCTGCCCGTACGACCGCATTCCCGATCACTTCGAGATCGACCTCGAAGGGCTTGAGATCGGCCGCTCGATCCACGTCTCCTCCATCGCGCTGCCCGACAACGTGCGGCCGGTGATCGGCAACCGCGACTTCACCATCGCGACCATTGCCGGCGCCAAGAAGGAAGACGAAGAGGCCGCCGGCGCTGGCGGCGCAGAGGCTGCGGCTCCGGCCGGCGATGCCAAGGCTGCGGCGCCCGCCAAGGGCGGTGCCGCTCCGGCCGCGGGCAAGGCTGCACCGGCCGCCAAGAAGTAA
- the ychF gene encoding redox-regulated ATPase YchF: MGFKLGIVGLPNVGKSTLFNALTQTAAAEAANYPFCTIEPNVGEVGVPDERLDKLASIAKSGQIIPTRLTFVDIAGLVRGASKGEGLGNKFLSHIREVDAVAYVLRCFEDNDITHVENRIDPLADAEVVETELMLADMESLEKRVATVEKKAKSGDKDAKAQLALMEKALAPLREGKPARMADITPEERPAFAALQLLTSKPVVYVCNVEEASAATGNAYSAKVEEQAKAEGAVTVVISAKIESEFAGLPAEDRAEFLAEMGLSEPGLNRLIRAGYQLLDLVTYFTIGPKEARAWTISRGTKAPQAAGVIHTDFEKGFIRAETIAYEDYVATGGEVGAKDAGKMRLEGKEYVVRDGDIMHFRFAN, translated from the coding sequence ATGGGCTTCAAACTCGGGATCGTGGGCCTGCCGAACGTCGGCAAGTCCACCCTCTTCAACGCGCTAACGCAGACCGCGGCTGCGGAAGCCGCCAACTATCCGTTCTGCACCATTGAGCCGAACGTCGGCGAGGTCGGCGTGCCGGACGAGAGGCTCGACAAGCTCGCGTCGATCGCCAAGTCCGGGCAGATCATTCCGACGCGGCTGACCTTCGTCGACATCGCGGGCCTGGTGCGCGGCGCGTCGAAGGGCGAAGGGCTCGGCAACAAGTTCTTGTCGCACATCCGCGAGGTGGATGCGGTGGCTTACGTGCTGCGCTGCTTCGAGGACAACGACATCACGCACGTCGAGAACCGCATCGATCCTCTGGCCGATGCCGAGGTGGTCGAGACCGAGCTGATGCTCGCCGACATGGAGAGCCTTGAGAAGCGCGTCGCGACGGTCGAGAAGAAAGCCAAGAGCGGCGACAAGGATGCGAAGGCGCAGCTCGCGCTCATGGAGAAGGCTCTGGCGCCGCTGCGCGAGGGAAAACCGGCGCGCATGGCTGACATCACGCCCGAAGAACGCCCCGCGTTCGCGGCGCTGCAGCTTCTGACGTCAAAGCCCGTCGTCTACGTCTGCAACGTGGAGGAAGCGTCTGCCGCGACAGGGAACGCCTACTCCGCGAAAGTCGAGGAACAGGCAAAGGCGGAAGGCGCGGTCACGGTGGTCATCTCGGCCAAGATCGAATCCGAGTTTGCCGGTCTGCCGGCCGAGGATCGCGCCGAGTTTCTCGCCGAGATGGGCCTCTCGGAGCCGGGCCTCAACCGGCTGATCCGCGCCGGATACCAGCTTCTCGACCTCGTTACCTATTTCACGATCGGCCCCAAGGAGGCACGCGCCTGGACCATTTCGCGCGGCACCAAGGCGCCGCAAGCGGCGGGCGTCATCCACACGGATTTCGAGAAGGGGTTCATTCGCGCCGAGACCATCGCGTACGAGGACTACGTGGCGACCGGCGGCGAGGTGGGCGCGAAGGACGCCGGCAAGATGCGGCTCGAAGGCAAAGAGTACGTCGTCCGCGACGGCGACATCATGCACTTCCGCTTCGCGAACTAG
- a CDS encoding Fur family transcriptional regulator has translation MARKVTKRRPAQEQDKLIFAALRESGRPVSAYEIIDRLRDQATLAPQTVYRALDRLIASGSAHRLESLNAFVACGQSDHQHQGAAVFAICDECGTVSEFSEPRAVEALAGWAKRAKYTVRAMTLELRGRCATCSARIT, from the coding sequence ATGGCCCGGAAAGTCACCAAGCGCCGCCCGGCGCAGGAGCAGGACAAGCTCATTTTTGCCGCCCTGCGCGAATCCGGCCGCCCGGTCTCCGCCTACGAGATCATCGATCGGCTGCGCGATCAGGCAACGCTTGCGCCGCAGACGGTCTACCGCGCGCTGGACCGGCTGATCGCCTCCGGCTCCGCCCATAGGCTCGAGTCGTTGAATGCCTTCGTCGCCTGCGGCCAGTCGGACCACCAGCACCAGGGCGCGGCGGTATTCGCCATCTGCGACGAGTGCGGAACGGTGTCCGAGTTCTCCGAGCCGCGCGCGGTCGAGGCGCTGGCGGGCTGGGCGAAGCGGGCCAAGTACACGGTGCGGGCCATGACGCTCGAGCTGCGGGGGCGCTGCGCCACCTGCTCCGCACGGATCACGTGA
- a CDS encoding TRAP transporter substrate-binding protein: protein MRRALWILTSFGLALSSPARAEAPPIVIKFSHVAAPQAHKSRAAEHFKKLAESYTNGRVRVELYPNSQLYKDKEELEALQLGAVQMLAPSVSKFGPLGIRAFEVFDLPYIFADYQALAKITEGEIGRELLDKLKSKGLVGLGYWNNGFKILSANSPLYGPDDVLGLKMRIQASKVLEAQMWAMGGLPQVMAFSEAYHGLSSGVVDGTENTPANMYTQKMFEVQRHATMTNHGYLGYAVISNARFWQGLPSDIREQLERAIADTTPVANRLALEENTQALEEMKADGHTTFHEPTPEERAAWIAALTPVHDEMASRVGRDLIDRIYAATGRLTQ, encoded by the coding sequence ATGCGTCGTGCCTTGTGGATCCTAACCAGCTTCGGGCTCGCGCTCTCTTCGCCGGCGCGTGCCGAGGCGCCGCCCATCGTCATCAAGTTCAGCCACGTCGCCGCGCCGCAGGCGCATAAGAGCCGTGCGGCCGAGCACTTCAAGAAGCTCGCAGAGAGCTACACGAACGGACGAGTGCGCGTGGAACTCTATCCAAATTCGCAGCTCTACAAGGATAAGGAGGAGCTAGAGGCGCTGCAACTCGGCGCCGTGCAGATGCTCGCCCCATCGGTCTCGAAGTTCGGCCCGCTCGGCATCCGCGCCTTTGAGGTGTTCGATCTGCCGTACATCTTCGCCGACTATCAGGCGCTCGCCAAAATCACCGAAGGCGAGATTGGCCGCGAGCTGCTCGACAAGCTCAAATCCAAGGGGCTCGTCGGGCTCGGGTACTGGAACAACGGTTTCAAGATCCTGTCCGCCAACAGCCCGCTTTACGGTCCGGACGACGTTTTGGGCCTCAAGATGCGCATCCAGGCCTCGAAGGTGCTTGAGGCGCAGATGTGGGCGATGGGTGGCCTGCCGCAGGTGATGGCATTTTCCGAGGCCTACCATGGCCTGTCATCCGGCGTCGTCGATGGCACAGAGAACACGCCGGCCAACATGTACACGCAGAAGATGTTCGAGGTTCAGAGACACGCCACCATGACCAACCACGGCTACCTCGGCTACGCCGTGATCTCCAACGCGCGCTTCTGGCAGGGTTTGCCGTCCGACATCCGGGAACAGCTCGAGCGCGCGATCGCGGACACGACACCGGTCGCCAACCGCCTCGCGTTGGAGGAGAACACGCAGGCGCTTGAGGAGATGAAAGCGGACGGTCACACGACGTTCCACGAGCCAACGCCTGAAGAACGCGCCGCCTGGATCGCGGCCCTGACGCCGGTCCACGACGAGATGGCGAGCCGCGTCGGCCGCGACCTGATCGACCGCATCTACGCGGCGACCGGCCGCCTGACCCAGTAG
- the pth gene encoding aminoacyl-tRNA hydrolase: MKLFVGLGNPGSEYAGNRHNVGFMAVDEIASAHGFGPWKRKFQGLAADGEIGGRKVLLLKPTTYMNESGRSVGEAARFLKIPEADIVVFYDEIDLAPGKLKVKTGGGNAGHNGLRSISAHLDNDYVRVRIGVGHPGTKEFVARWVLSDFAKADQEWLAPLLAAIAAAAPRLVRDDQSRFLTDVAKALGEEADPRKSKARGDAGSDTAKDAPAAPKKPRAHPAGERAGKSANALAENLKKWLAGRKPDA, encoded by the coding sequence ATGAAGCTATTCGTCGGCCTCGGCAATCCCGGCAGCGAATACGCCGGCAACCGTCACAACGTCGGCTTCATGGCCGTCGACGAGATTGCGAGCGCGCACGGCTTCGGCCCCTGGAAGCGCAAATTCCAGGGTCTCGCCGCAGACGGCGAGATCGGCGGCCGGAAGGTGCTGCTTCTCAAGCCCACGACCTACATGAACGAAAGCGGCCGCTCGGTGGGCGAAGCCGCGCGCTTCCTCAAAATCCCGGAAGCGGACATCGTCGTGTTCTACGACGAGATCGATCTCGCGCCGGGGAAGCTCAAGGTCAAGACGGGCGGCGGCAACGCCGGGCACAATGGCCTGCGCTCGATATCAGCCCATCTCGACAACGATTACGTGCGCGTGCGCATCGGCGTCGGGCATCCCGGCACCAAGGAGTTCGTGGCCCGCTGGGTGCTGTCCGATTTCGCCAAGGCCGACCAGGAGTGGCTGGCGCCTCTTCTCGCGGCGATCGCGGCTGCCGCGCCGCGGCTCGTGCGCGACGATCAATCCCGCTTTCTGACCGATGTCGCCAAGGCGCTTGGCGAAGAGGCTGACCCGCGCAAGAGCAAAGCGCGAGGAGATGCTGGAAGCGACACGGCAAAGGACGCGCCGGCCGCGCCCAAGAAGCCGCGCGCGCATCCCGCGGGCGAGCGGGCCGGCAAGAGCGCCAACGCGCTCGCCGAAAATCTCAAGAAATGGCTCGCCGGCCGCAAACCGGACGCTTGA
- a CDS encoding EamA family transporter produces the protein MVAPAWLWIVFTVIGAAAQTARTAMQRELIETLGTIGATHVRFLFGLPFSLLFLALIAIVSPDPLPAPNATALAWIGGGALSQVAATALMLAAMRERSFIVTTALAKVEPVWVAFASAAFLHEPLTAPMMATIAVATLGVLLMSWPRASHGGRAPSLQSALLGLGAGALFGFAAIGYRGGIGALGGPSFLTAATVALAIALAFQTAVLSAYLAVRDRQTLVAIARAWRPSLFAGFMGALASQFWFLAFALQSAALVRTVALVEILFALFVSRRIFDQRLGGREALGILLLVAGVAALLNTV, from the coding sequence ATGGTCGCGCCTGCCTGGCTGTGGATCGTCTTCACCGTCATCGGCGCTGCCGCGCAGACGGCGCGCACGGCCATGCAGCGCGAGCTGATCGAGACGCTCGGCACCATCGGCGCGACCCACGTCCGTTTCCTGTTCGGCCTTCCATTCTCGCTCCTTTTCCTTGCGCTGATTGCCATCGTCTCGCCCGATCCGCTGCCTGCGCCGAATGCGACCGCGCTCGCCTGGATCGGCGGTGGCGCACTGTCTCAGGTCGCGGCAACCGCCTTGATGCTCGCGGCCATGCGCGAGCGCTCGTTCATCGTCACGACGGCACTGGCCAAGGTCGAACCGGTGTGGGTTGCATTCGCGAGCGCCGCGTTTCTGCATGAGCCCCTGACGGCACCGATGATGGCCACCATCGCCGTCGCGACGCTGGGCGTGCTTTTGATGTCCTGGCCGCGCGCGAGCCACGGCGGACGCGCGCCGTCGTTGCAGTCGGCGTTGCTTGGCCTCGGCGCTGGCGCTTTGTTCGGGTTCGCCGCCATCGGCTATCGCGGCGGCATCGGCGCCCTCGGCGGACCGTCGTTCCTGACAGCGGCGACCGTGGCGCTCGCCATCGCGCTCGCGTTCCAGACCGCGGTCCTCTCTGCTTATCTCGCCGTGCGCGATCGGCAGACGCTGGTGGCGATCGCACGCGCCTGGCGCCCCTCGCTGTTCGCGGGCTTCATGGGGGCCTTAGCGTCTCAGTTCTGGTTTTTGGCGTTTGCGCTTCAGAGCGCTGCGCTCGTGCGCACGGTGGCGCTCGTCGAGATCCTGTTCGCGCTCTTCGTCTCGCGCCGGATATTCGACCAGCGCCTCGGAGGTCGTGAGGCGCTGGGTATTCTTCTGCTGGTCGCGGGTGTCGCGGCGCTCCTCAACACGGTGTGA